One window of the Cohnella hashimotonis genome contains the following:
- a CDS encoding ABC transporter permease, with protein sequence MTNGLRSTFRYLNKKKYLYLMLVPGVAYFLIFNYIPMYGVVIAFKDFNFARGILHSPWIGFENFKYMFGLDDFYTVFLNSLYLSFLKLLFGFPFPILLALFLNEMRNRTYQKFSQTLIYLPHFISWVVIGGILVNFLSPTWGVFNLFLQQLGIEPVFFLADNAYFRPLVVLSSIWKDSGWESIIYLAAMASINTELYEAASIDGASRLKRLWHITVPGIKSTIVVLIILRLGHIMNNGFEQIFVLQNPMNLHVSEVFETYAYRVGILGGRFSFGATVGLFTSAIGLIFLIASNRIAKWMKEDGIW encoded by the coding sequence ATGACGAACGGTCTCAGATCGACGTTTCGTTACCTCAACAAGAAAAAGTACCTCTACCTCATGCTCGTGCCCGGCGTCGCCTACTTCCTGATTTTTAACTACATCCCTATGTACGGCGTCGTCATCGCGTTCAAAGACTTCAACTTCGCCAGAGGCATCCTGCACAGTCCCTGGATCGGATTTGAAAACTTCAAGTACATGTTCGGTCTGGACGATTTCTACACGGTATTCCTCAACTCGTTGTACCTGAGCTTCCTGAAGCTGCTGTTCGGCTTCCCGTTCCCGATCCTGCTCGCGCTGTTCCTGAACGAGATGCGCAACCGGACCTACCAGAAGTTCAGCCAGACATTGATCTACCTGCCCCACTTCATCTCCTGGGTCGTCATCGGAGGCATCCTGGTCAACTTCCTGTCGCCGACCTGGGGCGTGTTCAACCTCTTCCTGCAGCAGCTCGGCATCGAGCCCGTCTTCTTCCTGGCGGACAACGCCTACTTCAGGCCGCTCGTCGTGCTCAGCAGCATCTGGAAGGATTCCGGCTGGGAGAGCATCATCTATCTCGCCGCGATGGCTTCCATCAACACCGAGCTGTACGAGGCCGCGAGCATCGACGGCGCGAGCCGTCTGAAGCGGCTGTGGCATATCACGGTGCCCGGCATCAAGTCGACGATCGTCGTCCTCATCATCCTGCGTCTGGGCCACATCATGAACAACGGCTTCGAGCAGATTTTCGTCCTTCAAAATCCGATGAATCTCCACGTATCCGAAGTGTTCGAGACGTACGCCTACCGCGTCGGCATTCTGGGCGGCCGCTTCTCCTTTGGCGCGACGGTCGGGCTGTTCACCTCGGCAATCGGCCTGATCTTCCTGATCGCGAGCAACCGGATCGCCAAGTGGATGAAGGAAGACGGCATTTGGTAA
- a CDS encoding glycoside hydrolase family 130 protein: MSLPTIGALKSSSLIVRHPNNPILTSKQVPYNPALVFNAGVTKFQGKYVMIFRNDYGQEDLQTLSPSDTTNLGLAYSDDGIHWEVRPEPCFSLDGEDIIRTYDPRLTVIDGRCYMCFAVDTGHGIRGGIAVTDDFEKFEVISLSVPDNRNMVLFPEKRNGRYLRLERPFTIYSRGGEERFDIWISDSADLKYWGNSDLLLAVEQVPFANAKLGPAAPPIKTPKGWLTTFHAVDIDPSRGKNGWEPTWKKRYTAGIMLLDLDDPRRVVGMYKEPLLAPDADYEKDGGFRNHVIFPGGMILEDTGEVKIYYGAGDTYECLATADVSDLISLCLKG; the protein is encoded by the coding sequence ATGAGTTTGCCGACAATCGGTGCCCTGAAGTCCAGTTCCTTGATCGTCCGTCATCCGAACAACCCCATTCTGACCAGCAAGCAAGTCCCTTATAATCCCGCACTGGTATTCAACGCCGGCGTGACGAAATTCCAGGGCAAGTACGTGATGATCTTCCGCAACGACTACGGTCAGGAAGATTTGCAAACGCTGTCACCGAGCGATACGACCAATCTGGGCCTCGCGTATAGCGACGACGGCATCCATTGGGAGGTTCGTCCCGAGCCGTGCTTCAGCCTCGATGGCGAGGACATCATCCGGACGTACGATCCAAGGCTCACCGTCATCGACGGACGCTGTTATATGTGCTTCGCGGTGGACACCGGCCACGGCATCCGCGGCGGCATCGCGGTGACGGACGACTTCGAGAAGTTCGAGGTCATCAGCCTGAGCGTGCCGGACAACCGGAACATGGTGCTGTTTCCAGAGAAAAGAAACGGACGCTACCTCCGGCTCGAGCGGCCCTTCACGATCTACAGCCGCGGCGGCGAGGAGCGCTTCGACATCTGGATCTCCGACTCCGCCGACCTGAAGTATTGGGGCAACTCCGATCTGCTGCTGGCGGTCGAGCAGGTTCCCTTCGCCAACGCCAAGCTCGGTCCGGCTGCGCCGCCGATCAAGACGCCCAAGGGGTGGCTGACGACATTCCACGCGGTGGACATCGATCCGTCCCGCGGCAAAAACGGCTGGGAGCCGACCTGGAAAAAGCGGTATACCGCCGGCATCATGCTGCTCGATCTGGACGATCCAAGACGCGTCGTCGGCATGTACAAGGAGCCGCTGCTCGCGCCGGACGCGGATTACGAGAAGGACGGCGGCTTCCGCAACCACGTTATTTTTCCCGGCGGCATGATCCTGGAGGACACGGGCGAGGTGAAAATTTACTACGGCGCGGGAGACACGTACGAATGCCTGGCCACTGCGGACGTGAGCGACTTGATCTCCCTTTGCCTCAAGGGTTAA
- a CDS encoding AraC family transcriptional regulator translates to MTVFPVNKNLSDYEMIERDFPFYVSINEIRRFFPAHRHDFLECSLVIEGEGYEKINGVNHPMSRGTFTLLLPFQIHEIVTTSQQPLRLFNCMFAMELLIASSKVESSHLRSLLMENQQPYIQFGPEELGPQEQLFAELLREYAGEQPYRKEMLPLRLHELLIRFQRKRLALAKEGNAADQAGRGGFVWPILEYIHYNYREDLSLSELSGRFDIHPTRLSVEIKKHAGINFLHLLHHIRIRHACSLLVATDMSILDIAMEVGFRSYKVFARTFRENKGKTPGEYRREHMQAY, encoded by the coding sequence ATGACCGTTTTTCCCGTCAATAAAAATTTGAGCGACTATGAGATGATCGAACGCGACTTCCCGTTCTACGTCTCTATCAACGAGATTCGGCGTTTCTTTCCCGCGCATCGCCACGACTTTTTGGAATGCTCCCTTGTCATCGAAGGGGAAGGCTACGAGAAGATTAACGGCGTCAATCACCCGATGAGCCGCGGCACGTTCACGCTGCTGCTGCCCTTCCAGATCCACGAGATCGTCACGACCTCCCAGCAGCCGCTGCGGCTGTTCAACTGCATGTTCGCGATGGAGCTGCTGATCGCATCGTCGAAGGTCGAATCGTCGCACCTGCGGTCGCTGCTTATGGAGAACCAGCAGCCGTACATCCAGTTCGGCCCCGAGGAGCTTGGGCCGCAGGAGCAGCTGTTCGCCGAGCTGCTGCGCGAATATGCGGGCGAACAGCCGTACCGCAAGGAGATGCTGCCGCTCCGCTTGCACGAGCTGCTCATCCGCTTTCAGCGCAAGCGCCTTGCGCTGGCGAAGGAAGGGAACGCGGCCGACCAGGCGGGACGGGGCGGCTTCGTCTGGCCGATCCTCGAGTACATCCACTACAACTACCGGGAGGACCTGTCGCTGTCGGAGCTGTCCGGCCGCTTCGACATTCATCCGACGCGGCTCAGCGTAGAGATCAAGAAGCACGCCGGCATCAACTTCCTGCACCTGCTGCATCACATCCGGATCCGACATGCCTGCAGCCTGCTCGTGGCGACGGACATGAGCATCCTCGACATCGCGATGGAGGTCGGGTTCAGGTCGTACAAGGTGTTCGCCAGAACCTTCAGGGAGAACAAAGGAAAGACTCCCGGCGAATACCGCCGGGAGCATATGCAAGCGTATTGA
- a CDS encoding sensor histidine kinase: protein MLFVWPVLWAVALFLLAAGSGSSASRRLAAVSFFAGTGALAAVLDLNIIPSLADGAVRDRWEQPLYHMQAIASVASYYGVPYAFLMFALAFRPVRMHPALRRALPAALLAPIALCLLLTPWYTERYPISFGIVVWWAAPYMLYGAAHILLLRPRRSPLSPTYWIVCLAVVPPMLFLLAMSYILPSLGMLRMWVYNAWVASLAVAVFLIGLFSYGFMGIRLLVDRRRLDTTWRAVNAGTAILNHAIKNDAGKLRLFGEKTKRYAEKTGQPELLRDIETMLSASLHMQEMIARVHSRTGDLDLKRSNVSLDSLVRDTLAALEPQLGGIRTRLVLPAREWKADIDAAQLGEALNNIVANAAEAMKGSGGTLTMKLSEGRRELVLEVADTGPGMSRSQRAHALEPFYTTKGGGTNFGLGLPYAYQVMRKHGGTLAIRSKIGQGTSVYMTLPIRSVRARPDHAAPSPAPNAKEAGLDASH, encoded by the coding sequence ATGCTGTTCGTATGGCCGGTGCTGTGGGCGGTAGCGCTTTTTTTGCTGGCCGCGGGCTCAGGCTCCTCCGCTTCCCGTCGGCTGGCCGCTGTGTCTTTCTTTGCCGGAACCGGCGCGCTGGCTGCCGTCCTCGATCTTAATATTATACCGTCGCTGGCGGACGGCGCGGTCCGCGACCGTTGGGAGCAGCCGCTTTACCACATGCAGGCGATAGCCTCCGTCGCTTCCTACTATGGCGTGCCGTACGCGTTCTTGATGTTCGCGCTGGCGTTCCGTCCCGTTCGGATGCATCCCGCGCTCAGGCGCGCGCTGCCGGCCGCGCTGCTCGCGCCGATCGCGCTTTGTCTGCTGCTGACGCCGTGGTATACCGAGCGCTATCCGATATCCTTTGGCATCGTCGTCTGGTGGGCGGCGCCGTACATGCTGTACGGAGCGGCGCATATTTTGCTGCTGCGGCCCCGGCGCTCGCCGCTTTCTCCCACCTACTGGATCGTTTGCCTCGCCGTGGTGCCGCCCATGCTGTTTCTTCTGGCCATGAGCTACATCCTGCCGAGCCTCGGCATGCTGCGCATGTGGGTATACAATGCTTGGGTGGCGTCGCTAGCGGTCGCCGTATTTCTGATCGGGTTGTTCAGCTACGGGTTCATGGGTATCCGGCTGCTGGTCGACCGCAGGCGATTGGACACGACATGGAGAGCCGTCAACGCGGGCACGGCCATTCTGAATCACGCCATCAAAAACGACGCGGGAAAGCTGCGGCTGTTCGGAGAGAAGACGAAGCGATACGCGGAAAAGACCGGGCAGCCGGAGCTGCTGCGCGATATCGAGACGATGCTGTCCGCATCGCTGCACATGCAGGAAATGATCGCCCGCGTCCACAGTCGCACCGGCGACCTGGATCTGAAGCGGTCGAATGTGAGCCTTGACTCGCTCGTGCGCGATACGCTCGCGGCGCTTGAACCGCAGCTCGGCGGGATTCGGACGCGGCTCGTCCTGCCTGCGAGAGAATGGAAGGCGGATATCGATGCAGCGCAGCTTGGCGAGGCTTTGAACAATATCGTCGCCAACGCGGCGGAAGCGATGAAGGGAAGCGGCGGGACGCTGACGATGAAGCTGTCGGAGGGACGGCGCGAGCTTGTCCTCGAGGTCGCGGATACCGGACCCGGCATGAGCCGGAGCCAGCGCGCGCATGCGCTTGAGCCCTTTTATACGACGAAGGGCGGCGGCACCAACTTCGGTCTGGGTTTGCCTTACGCCTACCAGGTCATGCGCAAGCATGGGGGAACGCTTGCCATCCGGAGCAAGATCGGACAGGGCACGAGCGTCTACATGACATTGCCGATTCGGAGCGTGCGGGCGCGGCCGGACCATGCGGCGCCTTCGCCGGCGCCGAACGCAAAGGAGGCGGGGCTGGATGCAAGCCATTAA
- a CDS encoding response regulator transcription factor, whose product MQAINIWIVEDDEDWRRGLVSYLNEEPDLQVKLASGDPNQVRAALRTEGTDAAAPPDVVLMDIMLHGVPEGIALAEEAAVVSGARVIMLTSMEEKDLILRSFQAGAIDYQLKTDFEGLPDAVRAAARREAAISPAAAERMREEFRRLKALEREFEVKKLQDLITPAELQLLEMVDRGYSQSQIADRQFISIRTVKNHINHILRKLGVPGSKEAARQARDMGLFKPREQSEPGPGHPLDPRE is encoded by the coding sequence ATGCAAGCCATTAACATATGGATCGTGGAAGACGACGAGGATTGGCGCAGAGGGCTCGTTTCGTATCTGAACGAGGAGCCGGATCTTCAGGTGAAGCTGGCGAGCGGCGACCCGAATCAGGTGCGCGCCGCGTTACGGACGGAGGGGACGGATGCTGCAGCGCCGCCGGACGTCGTCCTTATGGACATTATGCTGCACGGCGTGCCGGAGGGCATCGCGCTGGCCGAGGAGGCCGCCGTCGTCTCCGGGGCGCGGGTGATCATGCTGACCTCGATGGAGGAGAAGGATCTGATTCTGCGCTCCTTCCAGGCAGGGGCCATCGACTACCAGCTGAAGACGGACTTCGAGGGTCTGCCCGACGCGGTCCGCGCCGCCGCCCGTCGCGAGGCGGCGATCAGTCCGGCCGCGGCGGAGCGGATGCGGGAGGAGTTCAGGCGTCTCAAGGCGCTGGAGCGGGAGTTCGAGGTCAAGAAGCTGCAGGACCTGATCACGCCCGCGGAGCTGCAACTGCTCGAGATGGTAGATCGCGGCTATTCGCAGTCGCAGATCGCGGACAGGCAGTTCATCTCCATTCGCACGGTCAAAAACCATATCAATCACATTCTCCGCAAGCTCGGCGTTCCCGGCTCCAAGGAGGCGGCCAGGCAGGCACGGGACATGGGGCTGTTCAAGCCCAGGGAACAATCGGAACCGGGACCTGGACATCCCCTCGACCCCCGGGAATAA